One genomic window of bacterium includes the following:
- a CDS encoding flagellin, whose protein sequence is MAFRINHNIASMNAYRNLSRNDMGFSESLERLSSGLRINKAGDDPA, encoded by the coding sequence ATGGCATTCCGTATCAATCACAACATCGCCTCGATGAACGCCTACCGGAACCTCAGCCGCAACGACATGGGCTTCTCGGAGTCCCTCGAGCGCCTGAGCTCCGGCCTGCGGATCAACAAGGCGGGCGACGACCCGGCGG